The window CGGCGAACTGCTCGATGACCACGTCGTAAGCCTTGATGGCGCCTTCCAGGTCGCCCTGCTTGTAGCCGATCTCGCCCAGGTAGAACTGCGCATTCCCGGCCAGGTCGGTGGTGAGGTAGTACTTGAGGTAGTCGGAGAACTCCTGCTGGGCGAGGGTGTAGCGGGCGGCGTTGTAGTCGCGCAGGGCGTTGTTGTAGAGGGCGTCGGGGGGCGGGGCCTGTCCGGCGGCGGCGGCCGGGGGAGGCGCGTCCGCGCCGATGTTCTGCTGGCCGCTCTTGAGATCGTCGAGCTGCTTGCTGATGGCCGCCAGCTTGGCCTTGAGCTCGTCCACCGAATCGTGCAGCGCCTGGATCTGTCCCTGCACCTGGTCGGAGCGCGCGCCGGCGTCGTTGTGCAACTGCTCCACCTGCTTGCTGAGGTTGTCGACCGAGGTGGTCATCTTGTTGATGTTGTCGCTGGTCTGCTCGACCAGGTTCTTCATCACGCCCATGCGCTCGTCGAAGGACTGCTGCATGCGCGCCATCTGGTCCTGCAACTGCTGTACCTGGGTCTGGAGCTGGATGATCTCCTTGCTGACGCCGAAGGCCGGGAGGGCCGCAGCCAGCAGCAGCAGCAGCAGCGCGAAGCGGAGAAAACACCGTCGGAAAGTCATAGTCACTCCACCTTAGAGACTAGGATGCGCGGTTGCAAGCGGGCGGTGGGCCCGTA of the Terriglobales bacterium genome contains:
- a CDS encoding tetratricopeptide repeat protein, with amino-acid sequence MTFRRCFLRFALLLLLLAAALPAFGVSKEIIQLQTQVQQLQDQMARMQQSFDERMGVMKNLVEQTSDNINKMTTSVDNLSKQVEQLHNDAGARSDQVQGQIQALHDSVDELKAKLAAISKQLDDLKSGQQNIGADAPPPAAAAGQAPPPDALYNNALRDYNAARYTLAQQEFSDYLKYYLTTDLAGNAQFYLGEIGYKQGDLEGAIKAYDVVIEQFAGNNKVPAAQLKKGFALLDLGRQSAGVKELQSLVARYPRSPEATQARERLRKLGAAGRTAR